A region of the Vigna unguiculata cultivar IT97K-499-35 chromosome 9, ASM411807v1, whole genome shotgun sequence genome:
CACATTCACAACACATAACACATTCAATCACACATCACGGAGAGGGAAGCCACCTATACGCAACTAACTTTTCCTACTAATACTTACTCTTCTTTTCTCGTATCCAAATTAGGAAAATTTTACATCAATGCCTTTAAATTTTTCTACCCTTACGAGACAcctaatacaaaaataatacttttaatttgataatgattcttcctaaattattttatattttaaaataaaaattattatgaatgatGTTGAATAGATGCAAATTTGAATATGAAATGTTTGTCTATCTTCACATTATTGTTCAACTAATTcaaatgaaacataatttttatctCACTTTGCTCTTACAAAATCGCACCTAATAAACCATTCATTATCAACATTACGTGGATGGTTGAGACAAAATTTTTCACTTCAACACAACCAAAGGTTCAATTTTCACCTGAgtttgtatattttctcacctaGGCTAATAAATCGTGATCATGATATCGtaattaaaaggtttttaaaattCTATCTCATGTTAAACAATAATTCTATTTTCTTTGCTCTCTACATGTCAAAAAGGGTCCATAGCTCAGTGGTAGAGCATTTGACTGCAGATCAAGAGGTCACCGGTTCGAACCCGGTTGGGCcctctattttcctttttttgttttaagtttacatttttgtaattagagttgctttaaaaatgccgtattttttaaataacctcCGATGTTATAttccaagaaaaaaattttacaaGTGGTCTGAAACTAGTATATTAAAGATATTGTTATGAGTTTTCAATAACAACAGCTCAgctttttatctttaaatataacttatttttttattattttcaaaattcagtATAATTTGTCAAAAGTGACTCATTTAGCAGAAAGATTGGAAGTGATAGCATAATTTTAGCATAGAATAGGttttctgaaaaagaaaattcgaAGTGTAAATCATAGGTATTATCTATTTCTCAGAAAATTCGAAGTGTTACATATTAAATGTGTTACATATTATTAGTCACAGTATATATTTATGcgtatttattatatttttctatattattttttgttataaatatattattatgtatgtTGTACATAAAGGaatatctaattttttattatttttacatgatATCTAGAGATAGGTTTTCTGATAATTCCATATACAATATTTTTCGTCGTCGTCACAGTTGCTCTTGTTGTTTCCGCCGTCTCCGCCACCGGcacaaaataaaactttaaacatCAAATTAGTTTCTTAATCATGTTTCcctaatttaaaaacattattgaaGTTGTATATATTGAACCTATTTAAAGCAttactaaaaatatatgatCACTTAGCCATGACATGTCTGATTTTTAATTTCGACAGAGTTGTAATCTTTTGACAAAATAAGCATAGCACAAATATTTAGTAGTAAAACAATATGGGCGgaagaaaattttgtaatttaaaaattgaacaaatattaaatgtaatttatttatagacatttaaagtatattaaaaaacaacTAAAGTTCAAAAGACACCGATCTAAAATTGTTTATACCAATTAACTTAGGTATAAATTTATTgactttaaaaaattgtttatctcATCTTAttctctataaatatttatgatagtGTTTATTGAAACAAAACCTAATcacacaaatatattttataaaatttaaacttatgaaacttaaataaaattcaattaaatttttcttattttacatACAAGAAATTACCTATAAATGTCATTAATCTTTCATTCATAGATATACATactgatataaattataaattaatagacAAAATTAATGATAAGTCGAATGATCATAGGCCAAAATAAAGACATGCAAATGTCtagtcatttttaaaattagttattaagaaattaagaaattaagaaattagttttaataataactattttacatCCCCTTACTGTTCACTTGGGACAAAAAAATGTTGGGTCATGATTAAAATATCTAACcattaagttataaaaaaatttgtgagTGAAAATTATTTTGAACCTACATCACATTTAGTCACCATAAAAACCAACAAACcttgatttcttttttacatCAAGAAAAACAGCAAAAAAAAGCAGCAAGAAAACACTGCTATcgacttaaaaatatttaaaaatatttttctcgcTTATAAATTACTCAAagttattttgaattaaaaatatatactgTAACATTGACAAATTTTAGACAAAAGTATACATAAGTACCATGAAACATGAGTCTAAAAAATGTTTCAAcagattttgttttaaaataatcgTTATAAGTTGAAAAAACAACTCAAATCAAATAATAGAATTACTTGTGTCCCATGGTTTGAATtacatttattgttttctttacCGAAAAAGAACCAACATTATACATTTAATATACCTTAATTCTAATAGGAAACTGGCTTTATTATTCCTAATTATCGTAAACAGAAAATTACGTAATTACAATTACCAGACATTTAATCATCAATAAACAATAAAGCCAGACAATTACCAGACTTACTTCCCCTCTAAACTTTGGTGCAAACATCAAAAGCCCAAAACCGGAATCTGACGCTAAACCCCTTGTAACATGCGATTAGGTagtttaatacaaaaattattcgTCCACAGATCTTCACTAAAACAGATTCAATACACAAATCATCTCAACGATTCAAATGAACATAGATAAAGATCGTTGGTTTAATATTGATCAAGCTGGGTGTTGTTTGAGAAATCAGAACTACATTTTAGTGCAACAAACTTGAACCAAAACAACATGCAAACAGATCCAATGTGGGAAGTATGGAGTCAGAGACAAAAACAAAGTGGAACAAGACAACAATAGAGGCAAATAAATGGGCAACACAACAATTCATGATAAACATTTCTCCGATAAGAATTCTCAAATGAACATAAACCCCGATTGCTAAGTTCACAGTACTACAAAATCAAGTCGTAtacaaacataaataattagcacaaaaaagaaaaccaaaaatatGTATAACATAACCTAACAGTTAAAGAACCACAAAAAATGACAAGATGATAGTGAAAAAGCCCCTAATCGAACAAGCCGAATCCCATATCATCATCACTCTCTTCTTCAGGTTCTTCCTACAAAATTGTAAAAGATACAAATTAGACGACCATACACAATTAGAAGATCACAAAAAAATTGCAGCATCAATAATTTCACAAGGGTTACCTTCTTTTTCTCCTCAGCGGCAGGGGCGGCGGCAGCGGCACCTCCACCTGCGGCAGCAACTGGGGCAGCTGCAACAGCAGCTGGTGCCCCACCACCGCCTGCAGCATTTGCAATCAAATCGCCAAGATTTTTCTTCTCGGCAAGTTTAGCAAACAAGGCAGGCCAGTAAGATTCGACTTTAACCTTCGCAGTTTTCAACAAAGTGGCAATATTGTCGGCCTATTTATGAATTAAGGAACAACACAACATATCCAAGCATATTCATTTGTGATTAAACACGAAATAGATTATGTACCCAATTATCCTAACGATCAccgttattaaattaaaacaaaataatgttaACATAATCCTCTTAACTACTTTCCTCCTAAAAAAAACTTCTGTTCACGAGTGTCCAAGTACTTAAATTGATTCGATATCCAAgccaaaaaaagaaaacgaaattGCTGCAACATAACATAATCCATCGCCACTTTTATCCGTGTTTAAATTGTTTCTACACGAATTCCTACTTTAAAACACGGGTTAAATTAAACCTACATTACTCGTCAAGAGTAAGCTAACAGAATCATGATACGAACCCTAAACCTTCTTCCGAAAAATAActtctgttttttttaatcCCAATTACTCAATCCAtcaataaaaaaagtgaaataagtaaaataaattgcTTACAACATTACTCACAACTCATCGGAACATAAAAGGATACAGTGACAGCGATTCCTTCATCGTGGAGGATGAGAGATGCGTACGAACAAGCAGTTTCCCCGACCGACATTTTCACACTGCAACACAGACAATTGTACAAGAAAGCAAATCAAAACAACACAGTCACAAATAACAAATGCGAAACACTGAAACAGAATCGTCAAAAGTAAAACAGCAAAACTAGTACCTTCAAAGATAACAAATCAGAAACAAGAAATCTGCTTCTCTGCTGCAGCCGCTACTGAAATACGATTGCAGGGTTTCTAGGTTTAAAAGTTCATAAACCAGTTCATGGGCCTATTGACTTCTAGCCCATCTATTAATCACTGGcccaatttcattttcttcgTTACGTTTCTGTATCTTCGTTTTTTTtaatcctttttcttttctgttatGGTATTTGGTGCACCGTATGATGTCTAATCTAAGGATTATAATTTGTTGTAATCATATATACATCAtctcaaattataaattagattTCACCGGCATATGTTACatagtatttttgaattaaCAAACGTACGTAAAAATTTGTCACAACAGAGGAGGtcttatcattattaattttaccttaacattatataaaaaaaaaatcactactatattgttataaataaaataatacaataaggttatattttttatctatgccttataaattttgtttagataatctgtgtttattaatattgttgGAAAAGATTAACCCATCATAATACAATATAGTATTCACACAATCTATATGTTCTAAATATACTCTTATTCCAAATTTAAAATCTGTATGCATTGTACGTGTTATTACTGCTGGGTAAATCATACAGTTTATTGTGCATGTGTtcacaaaaaaaacaaagataaaagaGTGGATGAGGCATGCCCCTTTATCAGTCTTTCCATGAACCCATGATGGTGTCCATTGACAATCATCTACTAAACCTGGACGCTATGCCTCTTATTCTCCATCATATCCTCCACCTCCTTTTCAGACATTGTTCCCTCTTTAAACGTTTTAGTTTTCGGTTTTTCATTCAActatagtattttttataccatttttcttttattattatttcacactacttttcataattatttcttttttctttttttttttaaatataaaaagttaatttttattaagactattttatttttatataaattatcaaatAGTGGTCAAGAACATTTTCTAATGATTAACTAAAATTACCATAATCATCCAATTTTACTTTGCTCATAATACAAACTAAGTGGGTCCGGCGCACTGAATTAAAACAAAGGAAGCATAGAAAGATACCCGGAAAGGTTcgcaaagaaagaagaaaagaattggATGCTTTATGTGTCGGGTAGTTAATAGTTATCTTcgcataaaaacataaacaagaaaaacataGTCAGTTAATCCATCAATGGGGAACTGTGCGTTCAGAGGAATCACCACAAGTGAAGGTGTTTCGGAAAAGGATAAGATGGTGAAGGTCGTCACCCCAAACGGAGGCATCATGGAGCTCTACACCCCCATAACCGCAGACTGCATAACCAACGAGTTTTCCGGCCACGGAATATTCCGAAGCCGCCGCGACTTGTTCTCGGAGCCGCTCCACCGCGACGAGGAGCTTCATGCGGGGGAGCTCTACTACCTTCTCCCTCTCGACCCTTCCTGCAGGTTGTCATCCACCAAAAACATTGCCAGACAACTATCGAACAGCGCCGCCGCCAGTGCCACCTTAACGCCGTACAGAATGTGTACCTAcgataacaacaacaacagtaAGATGTGGTCGGAAACAGGTGAGGTGTTTTCGAGGAAAGGAGTGTGGAAGGTGAAATTGGCGATAAGCCCGGAACAGCTGGCGGAGATACTGTCGCAGGAGTCACAGACGGAGGCGTTCGTAGAGAGCTTGAGGACGGTGGCAAAGTGCGGCAATGGCGTGCTGTCGGCGCCGAATTCCGATCACTCAACCACCTGTGACTGAAAATCAAGGTTTGGAGATGCTTAAAAGTTTGCTCTTTTGTTGTTTAATTGATTTTCACAATCACAAGGTTAATCTTCGGTCTTTcacatatttctttttaattgagATCATGATTGCACACTATTATTCATATTAGTGAGTATGTAATATAAAGTTGAAGTTTAATGGCTACATatagaataattttaaagatcATTCTTTTTAgcacttttaaaataattactgtAAACCTTAAATCTATTACAggcatataataataataataataaataaataaataaataagaaagatAACATTAGACTACCAATACACTGATTTTAGGcttatcaacaaaaaaaaaaattattattatgttatatacaTGGAAAAGTCatacttatttagaaaaaagttttatatatatatatatatatatatatgtgtgtgtttaattactattttagttTGTATATTTTGAGCTTTGATTCgctataattttaatatttgtttttggttCAATTAAGTTTGTTATGCGTTAAACTTATATGATTAAATCTCATAAATTGGACAAGTGTCACTCGAATCAAATACTTAATTGGTAATAtagttcttatattttttttttataagtcaATTCATTTCTTATTATATGGAGACAATGCGATCCTATTTCGTGAGCGTCGTCATTTACAAATTTAGGAAACGAATCTTAAAGTTACAATTAAGTTCATGTGTCCATCTCTGATAAAATGTAGTCAACAAAAATGAAGATCTTAGATTTGTGATCCTAGACATCAAGGAGTCAAACTTCTCAAGGAGGCAATTTCTGGTGGATTGTGTAGCGAAAGAAGAAGggattaaaagaaaagagtttGAACCCGCATGTGATTATCTATGTTAACTCTGATTTTACGAAAGATTACATACTTGATTGaaccaaaaacaaatattagaaccaaaatcaatcaaaattcaaactatataatcaaaatagtaattatatatatatatatataaataaaatttgtgtgtggttatttttataaaatttatccaaaaagtgttatcaattatttatttctaatttgaatttattgtgtgCAAAATATACTTAGTTTAAAACGTTAAATggcatttttatttctaaattttatcattttaaattaattttcattttagatTTTAAGATAATATCTACCAATTTCTTAGAATCAATTtgaaatgtcatttttttttattttgagataGACAATATTAGTTTTTAGAATTGGTTAGTGGAGTAGTTAAACCCACAATCTCTCCAAGTCAATGTCTAAAGCCTTAGTAGAGGGAGTTAAACTTACAATCTTTTTCACCATCCCTTTCAACTGGtcttttaattgtatattttatgattcaactaaatgtctaatttttttttcttaaatcttcATAGTCACTTACTAGTACCAAAAAAATGGTTTAGCTTCACCTAATAACCtttgatttcaagaaaaaaaatggtgcaTTTCAAAACACGATGACATTTTTCAAAGGCTTTACCCTAGTTTTCAAAGTATAATTGAAGCCTATAGTTGTGCAAGTAATTAAGAAAATGCCACTGCGTTTTCTACAAGCTTTACCTTAGATGTTAAAGTATAAGTTTCGGTTCTAGGTTAAACCGAATCTTATACCCTAACTACATGAATATAGTCTTcagttatttgaaaaaactgaaGCCTATACTCATGCAGTCAGGTATAGGTTTCAATTTAACCTTTACCCAAGACTATAGGATAAATTTGTGAAAGGTTATTGTTACATAGCAATGTTACATTCTTCTCCTCTCTATCATGTAATTTAGCTTTTTCCTCCATTATAGTATTTATAGAGGTTTGTTTTTTTCTACATTATCATTTATCTTCCTTCTCGTTTCTCATTTATCTATTCCTTTCATTATtgtttttctcttccttctcctaACACTTTTTTCTCTTATCGTTTTGGTGTCGTCGTTGTATTTTGATGGCCATTGTCATCTTTTTATGTTTGGGTGTTGCAACATTATAGGTTCGTGTTGGTCTTAATCTGTTGTATTTGGGATGCCATAATATTGTTGTTGTCTTGATAAATTGGTCTTGGTGTTTCTTGTTCTTATTCTCACTTTAATTTGTGCTCATGTTTGACCAAaacttattgtttttattttttgtaatcgTTTAATGCTTTAGTTGTCTTATCAACCAACCGAAGTTTAAActctcatctttttctttattttgtttggatatATGTCAATTGTAAAACTGAAGtataatgacaaaaaaaacTTGAAACCAAAACCCTTTACGGTGGCTCATTTAGCACCATTAATGAAAAGTAAAGGAATTTGTTTtagtttgaaatttaaaaatttaactacaaattaatattttaagaaaaacgaaaccaaaattaaatttaaaaatatataattataactatttaaataaaacatttttttgaaCTATATCAattacttataaatttaaaatatattagttattttattatacaaagaatTTTccaagtaaattttaaaaaattttattggataaaaaggattatgaaaaattattgaaaatacaacatttatattttataaggataaaaatatataaaaaaaattcaagaaaaaaatatcttttaatttaatatttttaaacagaTCCATTTATTgcattgaaaaacaaaatatcgTATTATAAGTCATACACCACCCACGAATTATTGTACAAATTGGgcaaaatattttgattaaatacCAACTTTAATCCTTGAATTATTTAGTGATATAGTAGCCGGAATTTAGTGGCACAAAATCATACGAATGTTTATTATACATACTTATAAATGCATACGATTTGAGATAATTATATATCAttgtataaaatacttatatacatttatatattaatagaaaagtaaacataataagtatttataatatttgCCTTGCGATTGTTGTGAATATGGGCCGGGCCTCACTCTTCGCATTGTCCGCAATGACTATCGGACAGTTTCTTCAtgcattttcataattttcttttttatttttataattttatctgcatttaaatttttttacattatataatttaaaattaaaaagtcaattttggattatacaatttaatagctatttttttcttaaaaggaAGTTTGgaattgtataattaaaaaactaaaagtaatttTCTGATTGTATaatcaaacatttaaaaaaaaacaaatatgatttagaaataattttttacttttaaattatatgaaaaaataattcttaaattatataatatataaaatattaaataaaataaaaataagaagaaaaacatgGAGTGTTCTTCCCCTCTCCGTTCTTCTGACATAACAGTAATTTAACCCCGCACCATTCTGTATCATTTTgtataattgaatattttacaACTATACAAGTGAAATTATGAATAAAGGACAAAAGATCGTCTTGATAAAGTAAAGGAATTTAGGTGGTCTTTATCCCTGATGTAAGagtttagtttaatattttttgttgagcTTTTTGATTTCCATTctgtttatctattttttaatagtaaattttattttaaaataaaaaaattgttgtcactctgataatttaattgttgaagtataaatatatttttttgagatacattgaaaataatttttcttttatatacacAATTTTATAGAACATACCTTTAATGTTCTTTTAATggaatatattataaaagtcAAATGTTGTTAGTGAAAAATGTTATGGATAATGATTCAATGACTACTAAAATTTGATTACTATGTTACTCCCTGACGtggaaagtaatttttaatttttttttttacttgcaaAAGAAAGTGTGTCACGTGAGGGAAAAAGaagttaattaatgttaacTTTTTCAAGTTGTGAAAGTGAATGGAAATGACCAAAATTGGTTTTGGAAAAAAATCATTCGCAGACCATTGAGAATGGTGTTGGAATCCTTCCAAACTTCATCGTGCCTACGAAATCCATTGAAACTCAAAGATTTCTTCAAAGTTTCGTTCTTTATTCCTGAAAGATCCAAACCCAGCAGTAGATCTCCCTCTTCAGCTCTAATTATGAGACGAAGAAGTGCAGATTTTCGAAGGCCAAGAAAAAGGAGGCTCTCAGATGTAGTATGGTGGATATCGTGTTccattttgattctttttttcatttatattctCGCCAAAGGCTCCACCAAAATTGACTCCACTCactaaaatatacttataaGAGAAATTGTTGTGGAAAAATTGGCCCGCAACTCCCCAGCTCACACACATGATAATAGTGGTTGCATTAATTGGTCACCTTTGATGTATTACATGTTGACCAGTCCATTACTTTTTGCACATCAATATCAAACGGGGTCTGTGGTTACAACACTAAACTTGTACACCATTCACAATGACTACATGACATTCAAAGCATGTCTACAACGAATATTGAACCTAATAAAAATTGCTGCAAGATAATTGGTCCACGAAATCcagctctctctctctcactcacacacacacattatatatatatatatatatatatatatatatatatatatatatatatatatattctgcaTGGAATAAGTGGTGACCACTAACTTATTAAGTGGTGACCTGCCTTGAACTTTTTGCACATTAGTTTCACCACTTCTCTATTGTAAGGAAATCCACAACTAAAGCATGTTTACTGTCTAGGAATACCTCAATAACATGTATGGAAGGTATATTTACTCCTAAGAAAAATTGGTGTGGAATAATTGACCCACAACTCCCACCTAACACACGTGATAATTATGGTTGCATTAACTGGTCACTCATGATGTATTACTTAGTGACTTGACCATCACTTTTTGCACATCAATATCAAATGGGGTATGCAGTTAGGGTGCTAAACTCCTACACCATTCACAATGACTCACATGACCTTCAAAGCATGTCTGCAATGTATATTGAacctaataaaaattgttgCGAGATAATTAGTCCACGAAATCCAGCTTATATATGTATCAATTCTGCATGGAATAACTAGTGACCACTGACTTATTAAGTGGTGACCTGCCTTGAACCTTTTGCACACCCGTTTCACCACTGCTCTGTTGTAAGGAAGTTCAAAACTAAAACATGTTTACTGTCTAGGAAGACCTCAATAACATGTATGAAAGGTATATTTACTCCTTAGAGAAATTCGTGTGGAATAATTGACCCATAACTCCCACTTAACACACGTGATAACTGGTTGTATTAACTGGTCATCCCTGATGTATTACATAGTGACCTACCCATTACTTTTTGCACATCAATATCAAATGGGGTCTGCGATTAAGGTGCTAAACTTGTACAACATTCACAGTGACTCATATGACCTTCAAAGCATGTCTGCAACGTATattaaacctaataaaaattgtgagatAATTGGTCCGTGAATTCCAGCTTATATATATGTATCAATTCTGCATGAAATAATTGGTGACCACTGAGTTATTAAGTGGTGACTTGCCTTGAACCTTTTGCACATCTGTTTCACCACTGCTCTGTTGTAAGGAAGTCGACAACTAAAACATGTTTAATGTCTATGAAGACCTCAATAACATGTCTGGAAGGCATATTTACTCCTAATAGAAATTGGTATGGAATAATTGACCCACAACTCTCACCTAACACACATGATAACAATGGTTGCATTAACCCCAGATGTATTACATGTTGACTTGTCCATTACTTTTTGCACATCAATATCAAATGGGGTATGCGGTTAGGGTGCTAAACTTGTACATCATTCACAGTGACTCACATGACCTTCAAAGCATGTCTGCAACGTATATTGAACCTATTAAAAATTGTTGTGAGATAATTGGTCCACGAAATccaactttatatatatatacatatatatatatatatatatatatatatatatattataaattatgcaTTGAATTATTGGTGACCATTGACTTATTAAGTGGTGACCTACCTTGAACATTTTTCACACTACTCTATTGTAAGGAAGTCcacaactaaaacatttatattgTATAGGAATACCTCAAAAATATGCATGGAAGGTATATTTATTCATAAGAAAAATTCCTATGGAATAATTGGCCCACAAGTGCCCCCCTCACACACATGATAATAGTGACCGCATTAATGGGTGACCCCTTATGTATTACATGGTGACCTGCTCATTACTTTTTGCACATCAAT
Encoded here:
- the LOC114162213 gene encoding 60S acidic ribosomal protein P1-3-like is translated as MSVGETACSYASLILHDEGIAVTADNIATLLKTAKVKVESYWPALFAKLAEKKNLGDLIANAAGGGGAPAAVAAAPVAAAGGGAAAAAPAAEEKKKEEPEEESDDDMGFGLFD